The window aatatttcttttttctctcaagactAATTTGGGATGAGAAAGAATGAAAGGAATAAGTACAAGATAGGGCGAGAAGGACGCGGAGCTTGAGAAATGCATAAGAAGATAAGGGGTGAGCGCGTAGTTCGAGGCTTATGAGgatagaggaagaagagattgcAGGCATAAAGGAAGGCTATCAAGGATAGTACTTCTCAAGGGCATCGGCATCGACTAGGAGCGAGTTTTCGTTctcgtccatgtcgcttagGATAATTGCACCTTTAGAGAAGACTTCCTTAACAACGAAGGGTCCGTCATACTTATACGCAAATTTGCCCTGAGAATCAGGTGTGACGTGGAGGACCTTTCGGAGGACGAGTCGTcagggctgaactcgcggtggcggaccCTTAAGTTGAATGCTCAAGCCATCCTCTGCTGGTAGCATTGGTCGTGGCAGAGCACTGTTAGCCGTTTCTCGTCAATGAAATTAAGCTAttcgtagcgttgcttcgaccattctgcttcttcaagctcAGATTTGAcaaggaccctcatggagggaatctccacatTGACTGGgaggactgcttccatgccatAGACCAAGGAATACGGGGTTGCTCCAGTAGAAGTGCGGATAGACGTCCAATATGCCAAGAGCGCAAATGGGAGCGTCTCATGCCAATCCATGTAGATCACCGTccatttttctataattttctcgatgttcttattcgcagCCTCTACCGCACCGTTCATCTGGAGGtgatacggagaggagttgcggtgCTGGATTTCGAACTGCGTACAAAGCTCATTAATGACTTTATTGTtgaggttcttggcattgtatGTAATGATTATCGCAGGGACCCCATACCGGACAATGATATCTCGCTTGAAGAACTGCGTCATGGCCTTTGCGGTGACGGATGCAAGTGTGACtgcctcgatccacttggtgaagtagtcgatcgcCACAAGGATGAACAGGTGTCCGTTTGATGCTTTGGGAGAGATGGGGCCAATCACGTCGATGCACCACATCGAGAAAGGCCACGGGGCCGCCATCAGGTGTAGCTCGTTGAGCGACGCTTTGATCTGGTTGGCGTGGACCTGGCACAAGTGGcagtgcctgacatgcttgacgcagtcggTCTCCACTGTAGACAAGAAGTAGCCCAATCGCATGAgtttcttagcgagcatgagcccgttcatgtggggtccgcagctcccctcgtgcacttcttctaTGAGATGTTGTGCCTCGTTTTTTGTCAACACATCAGAGTAGCGTGGCGTCGAAGGAGCGGTAGTAGAGCGTCTCACTGCTTAGGAAGTAATACGCTGCGAGATGCCGGAGTGTTTTTGGGTCGTGACGGTTGACGAATGCTGAGTATTGACCAGTTTGCAGAAAATGCataatgtcttcgtaccaaGGCTTTCCGTCGGCAACTTCAATCGCGTCGTAGTGGGCAGGGCCCTCGGCAATCTCAATCTTAAGAAGCTCGATAAGATTTTCTTTAGTGATACTCAAtatggatgcgagcgttgcCAGCACGTCTATAAACTGATTCTTGATCCGTGGCATATACGTGAACAAAACCTTCTTGAAGTTCTTtgtcaactcttcgaggtactcgtggtacGGCACTAGCTTCGCGTCTTTCGTCTTTCATTGTCCCAACGTTTGAAAAATCATGTGCATGGAATCACCAAACACTTCTAGCTCATTGACCTTGAAGTCAATCGCTGCCTGCAGGTCAAGGATGCACACCTCATACTCGgtcacattattggtgcaagGAAAATCGATCTTTATTGCCACAGAATAATGGCGCCCATCAGGGGATATCACCACTACGCCGATACCagacccggtggaattgaTCGCACTGTCAAGATACATCTTCCACACGGGTCTATCCTCCTCATCGTCCACTTGGAGGATACCTTCGTCTGGGAAGTTGGAGTTGATCGGGGTGTCGTCCTTGATCGGGAATTCCGCCAGGAGGTCCGCGATTGCTTGCCCTTTAACTGATGTGCGCAACACATACTCAATATTGTACTCGGTCAGTTGGCAGCGCCACTTCGCGATGTTCCTTATGGAGGACAAACTGTCAAGTACTTCAGGGGATGCGCTTTTGACAGCAAACGGATGGtctggtagagagtgtattgtcACAATCTCtacatgacccacacaagCGTGTAGCACATTTTTTCGATCACCAGATAGTTGGACCCCCTTCAGTAAACTTCTTGCCTATGTAGTAAATTGCGTGTTACATGGACACGTCCTCCTATCCCAACATGCACCCTAGGGATTCCTGACACACTGCCAAGTATATGATGAGAGGACGACCCGGTGTAGGAGGGACCAACACCGACAACTAAACCAGGTaagccttgatggtgtcgaaggctTTCTGACATTCGTCATCCCACTTAATTGCTGCATTTTCGCGAAGCAGACCGAAGGTACGATGTAGTTCAGTGGTCCCAAGAAACTTCGTACTTCGCGTACTATCGATGGCGGGTGTAGCTCCGTGATCGccttcaccgaattaacctcGATGCAGCGTTTGCTGACCAAAAATCCTAGCAGTTTCCTCGAGTTGGCGCCAAAGGTGCACTTCGCCAGGTTGAGCCGGAACTTATTTTTTTGAGACGGTCAAAGAGACGCTTCAGGTTGACGAAGTGATCCTCTCCTTATTtcgacttggcaatcatgtcgtcgacatagacctcaatctccttgtgcatcatgttgAGAAAGGGTGTGACCATAGCCATccgataggttgccccggcatttttgagacctAATGGCATGACCCGATAACAGAAGGTGCCCCACATTGTGATGAAAGTCATCTTGGTCTtgtcctcctcggccatccagATCTGATTATACCCgtagaagccgtccatgaaagagaactgCGTGTGGTGTGCGATATTGTCGACCAAGACCTCGATGTGGGGCAGTGGAAAATTGTCCTTAGGGTTAgccttgttgaggtctcggtagtcgacgtAGACTTTGACTCTGTCGTCCTTCTCCACCGGCACAATGTTCGCGACACACTCGAAGTAGTTTCAAACTTCCAGGAAGCTCGCATTGATTTGCTTGACGacttcctccttgatgcgaAAGAGAAGGCCGGCTCGCTGTTACTACAAGTGCTGCCGTTTGGGCGGAAATCTTTCCGTGTGAAGCGGAATGAAGTGTTTGACTATTAAGGGGTCTAGGCCCAACATGTTggcgaagacctcttggtactccttgaggaaatcgatcatcctaGCTTGCAATGTAAAGTCAAGGCCCATCCCAATCTTCAAGGTGCGCAGTTCTTCTTCCGTGCCCACATTGATTTCTTTGGTTGGCTCAACGATGGTGGGTTGGTGGTCCTCGAggcgatgcaaactctcttcgatcTCGGGCACTCGACTGTTCTCGTCAAGCCCTTCCTTGAAATATATGGGTCGAGGCTTTTCGAGACGTTCcacggatgggttcgaattgATGCATTGATGATTTGGATTCAAGTGGAGCCTGAAAATTTAAACGACTTGTCTTAGAAATTTAAAGGGCTGCAAATAAGTAAGAGAGAAGGTGAGTGTAGACACAGGAATTCAAAAGGTATACAGGGATTTCATTAATGATGTGAGCTTGAGCCATAACAAAATCCATCTTCTGTCATTGCCTATGCGTGGGGAAATATCATATACAAAGACATCCTTACACATTGGCGActacagccgagtagcgcgggactaAAGTCCAGTTGCTGaattcctcattttcctgTGCGAGGCGGATGTAgaccctgaaggaatctcctcggtgataGCATTAATGGTTGGCAGAGCAACGGGCGTGGTCTATATCCAATGAggggccgtcaagggtgcccCCTATGATGTGTGGCGAACCTGGGAAAAAATGGGAGAGAGAAGGAACCATGATGCCCTAATTGAGTCTCCCGTAATACGCTGCGAGGTGGTGGAGGTGCCAGCCCTTGCGTGCCTGGAAAATCTCGTGGCAGGATGGGCGAAAACCGAGTTCCCTCCTGTTCTTGTGCTCTTCCACATCGATGGGGCAGGTGATACCCTGGCCGTGTGCCTCGAGGCCGGTACCGGGGACGTAGTTGTGCTGCAGCCGAACCTTCCCAATCATGCGGTCAGCACAGGATGGACTAACTTATCTGTAATCCCTGATGATGGAGATGATCTCGAAAGAATGGAAGGGGACGTTCTGATCAGCATCGATGCTGATGTAGGGGACGATGGTCTCCTTATAAATCACATAGTCCTCTTCGTCGTTGACTGTGATGAGCTAGCCCTCAACGAAGAACTTGAGCTTCTGGTGCATTTAAGAAGGGACGACGCCAGCTGAATGGATCCATGGCATTCCGAGCACAGGCTGAAAGCATTCGGGATGTCGAGAACTTGAAAACTGACACTGAACGAGCAGGGCCCCACTTCAACcaggagatcgatttctccatttacTTCCCTCCTTGAGCCGT of the Punica granatum isolate Tunisia-2019 chromosome 6, ASM765513v2, whole genome shotgun sequence genome contains:
- the LOC116212236 gene encoding uncharacterized protein LOC116212236; the protein is MSESLRHHQGLPGLVVGVGPSYTGSSSHHILGKIVTIHSLPDHPFAVKSASPEVLDSLSSIRNIAKWRCQLTEYNIEYVLRTSVKGQAIADLLAEFPIKDDTPINSNFPDEGILQVDDEEDRPVWKMYLDSAINSTGSGIGVVVISPDGRHYSVAIKIDFPCTNNVTEYEVCILDLQAAIDFKTKDAKLVPYHEYLEELTKNFKKVLFTYMPRIKNQFIDVLATLASILSITKENLIELLKIEIAEGPAHYDAIEVADGKPWYEDIMHFLQTGQYSAFVNRHDPKTLRHLAAYYFLSSETLYYRSFDATLL